From Sphingomonas bisphenolicum, one genomic window encodes:
- the tatC gene encoding twin-arginine translocase subunit TatC: protein MIGDIDDSKAPLLDHLIELRGRLLKCVYALVATGAICFYFSEQLFAILVHPLKEAFGDGGGKLVYTKLYEAFFVQVKIAFFGAFCLSFPIIANQLWAFVAPGLYAKEKKALLPFILATPFLFAMGASLAYFVVMPTAFHFFLEFQGNSSGLSVEALPSADAYLGLVMQFILAFGISFLMPVLLMLLNRAGFVTRAQLIGLRRYMIVAAFILAAVLTPPDVVSQLMLAIPLLLLYEITIVAIWFTDRRAAKVEAAEEASA, encoded by the coding sequence ATGATCGGGGATATCGACGACAGCAAGGCGCCCTTGCTCGACCATCTGATCGAGCTGCGCGGCCGTTTGCTCAAATGCGTCTATGCGCTGGTGGCGACCGGGGCGATCTGCTTCTATTTTTCCGAACAGCTGTTTGCGATCCTGGTCCATCCGCTCAAGGAAGCGTTCGGCGACGGCGGTGGCAAGCTGGTCTACACCAAGTTGTACGAAGCCTTTTTCGTGCAGGTGAAGATCGCGTTCTTCGGCGCCTTCTGCCTGTCCTTCCCGATCATCGCCAACCAGCTCTGGGCTTTCGTCGCGCCGGGTCTCTATGCCAAGGAAAAGAAGGCGCTGCTGCCCTTCATCCTGGCGACGCCCTTCCTGTTCGCGATGGGCGCGAGCCTCGCCTATTTCGTGGTGATGCCGACCGCCTTCCACTTTTTCCTGGAGTTTCAAGGCAACAGCAGCGGCCTATCGGTCGAAGCGCTGCCCAGCGCGGACGCCTATCTCGGCCTCGTCATGCAGTTCATCCTGGCCTTTGGGATCAGTTTCCTGATGCCGGTGCTGCTGATGCTGCTCAATCGCGCCGGTTTCGTCACCCGGGCGCAACTGATCGGGTTGCGCCGCTACATGATCGTTGCGGCGTTCATCCTGGCCGCCGTGTTGACGCCGCCCGATGTGGTGTCGCAGCTGATGCTCGCGATCCCGCTGCTGCTGCTTTATGAAATCACCATCGTCGCGATCTGGTTTACCGATCGCAGGGCGGCGAAAGTGGAAGCGGCGGAGGAGGCCTCGGCCTGA
- the tatB gene encoding Sec-independent protein translocase protein TatB → MFGIDSSEFLVIVIIAVIVIGPKDLPRALYKVGQIVGKAQGMARHFRTGIDAMVREVELEELEKKWAAQNKRIMDEHPPEVAPPEALPAPDEADAGDKPPYVAETPAEKPLFVAESAPVTPAAADGPPYVAEASAELGTPPHKGDAAA, encoded by the coding sequence ATGTTTGGTATCGATTCGTCCGAATTTCTGGTGATCGTGATCATCGCCGTGATCGTGATCGGGCCGAAGGATCTGCCGCGCGCCTTGTACAAGGTGGGGCAGATCGTCGGCAAGGCGCAGGGCATGGCCCGCCATTTCCGCACCGGCATCGACGCCATGGTGCGCGAAGTGGAGCTGGAAGAGCTGGAAAAGAAGTGGGCGGCGCAGAACAAGCGGATCATGGACGAGCATCCGCCCGAAGTCGCCCCGCCCGAAGCGCTGCCGGCGCCGGACGAAGCGGATGCTGGCGACAAGCCTCCCTATGTGGCGGAAACGCCGGCCGAAAAGCCGCTTTTCGTCGCCGAATCGGCCCCCGTGACGCCCGCGGCGGCGGACGGTCCGCCCTATGTAGCGGAGGCGTCGGCGGAGCTTGGTACCCCGCCGCACAAGGGTGACGCAGCGGCATGA
- a CDS encoding twin-arginine translocase TatA/TatE family subunit — protein sequence MGSFSLMHWVIVLLVVMLLFGGGRISGLMGDVAKGIKSFKKGMADDSDDDVTPAKPATRLEGHRVPEQDAPGATTASEEKTKA from the coding sequence ATGGGTTCCTTTTCGCTGATGCACTGGGTGATCGTGCTCCTGGTGGTCATGCTGCTGTTCGGCGGCGGTCGCATATCCGGCCTGATGGGCGACGTGGCCAAGGGCATCAAGAGCTTCAAGAAGGGCATGGCCGACGACAGCGACGACGATGTGACGCCTGCCAAGCCCGCGACGCGCCTGGAAGGCCATCGCGTGCCCGAGCAGGACGCGCCGGGTGCGACGACGGCGTCCGAAGAAAAGACCAAGGCCTGA
- the scpB gene encoding SMC-Scp complex subunit ScpB produces the protein MTAEPDDFLRAVEAALFVAETPLTPAEIKLHVGEGGDLDAALGALADHYAGRGVNLVERGGRWHFQTASDLAHILRREKDEPRKLSRAAMETLAIIAYHEPVSRAEIEAIRGVQVAKGTLDVLMEAGWVRPAGRREVPGRPLIYATTVDFLSHFGLSSRRDLPGMDDLRAAGLLDPVDLALEGLGGQSVVENDEEDA, from the coding sequence ATGACCGCGGAACCCGACGACTTCCTGCGCGCGGTGGAGGCCGCGCTGTTCGTGGCGGAAACGCCGCTGACGCCGGCCGAGATCAAGCTGCATGTGGGGGAGGGCGGCGACCTCGACGCGGCGCTTGGCGCGCTGGCCGACCATTATGCCGGACGGGGCGTCAATCTGGTCGAGCGGGGCGGCCGATGGCATTTCCAGACCGCGAGCGACCTCGCCCATATCCTGCGTCGCGAAAAGGACGAGCCGCGCAAATTGTCGCGCGCGGCGATGGAGACGCTGGCGATCATCGCCTATCACGAGCCGGTGAGCCGCGCGGAAATCGAGGCGATCCGCGGGGTGCAGGTGGCCAAGGGCACGCTCGACGTGCTGATGGAAGCGGGCTGGGTGCGCCCCGCCGGACGGCGCGAAGTGCCGGGGCGGCCGCTCATCTATGCGACGACCGTAGATTTTCTGTCACATTTCGGGCTTAGCAGCCGGCGCGACCTTCCGGGAATGGACGATCTGCGCGCTGCCGGCCTGCTCGACCCGGTCGATTTGGCGCTGGAGGGTCTGGGCGGCCAATCCGTTGTGGAAAATGACGAGGAAGACGCCTAG
- a CDS encoding segregation and condensation protein A, with protein sequence MDDLFIAPAIPSPETLTVSFDAWEGPLDLLLSLARTQKVDLREISILALTEQYLDFIDGARELRLELAADYLVMAAWLAYLKSSLLLPRQEQADPSPEDLALRLQLRLQRLHAMRDAAARLMARDRVGRDVFARRKPEGLRLVKKALWRASLYDLIQSYGQIRARTQPAVHIIAVRPVMTLDEAIQRVGALVGSALDWTRLESFLPPDLDTPKAKSALASSFVAALELARQGRLEMQQDGIFAPLYLRAATPNQDALA encoded by the coding sequence GTGGACGATCTCTTCATCGCGCCTGCCATCCCCAGCCCGGAAACGCTGACCGTCAGCTTCGACGCCTGGGAAGGGCCGCTCGACCTGCTGCTCAGCCTGGCGCGGACGCAGAAGGTCGATCTGCGCGAGATTTCCATCCTCGCGCTGACCGAACAATATCTCGATTTCATCGACGGCGCGCGGGAATTGCGGCTGGAACTGGCGGCGGATTATCTGGTGATGGCGGCCTGGCTCGCCTATCTCAAATCCTCGCTGCTGCTGCCGCGGCAGGAACAGGCCGATCCCAGCCCCGAAGACCTGGCGCTGCGGCTGCAACTGCGGCTCCAGCGGCTCCACGCCATGCGCGATGCGGCTGCCCGGCTGATGGCGCGCGACCGGGTCGGCCGCGATGTCTTCGCCCGGCGCAAGCCCGAAGGGCTGCGGCTGGTCAAGAAGGCGCTGTGGCGGGCCAGCCTCTACGACCTGATCCAGTCCTATGGCCAGATTCGCGCCCGCACCCAACCGGCGGTCCACATCATCGCGGTGCGGCCGGTGATGACATTGGACGAGGCGATCCAGCGAGTGGGCGCGCTGGTGGGCTCGGCGCTCGACTGGACCCGGCTCGAATCCTTCCTGCCGCCCGATCTGGATACGCCCAAGGCGAAGTCGGCGCTTGCCAGCAGTTTCGTCGCGGCGCTGGAACTGGCGCGGCAGGGGCGGCTGGAGATGCAGCAGGACGGCATTTTCGCGCCGCTCTATTTGCGTGCCGCCACGCCGAATCAGGATGCTTTGGCATGA
- a CDS encoding Rieske 2Fe-2S domain-containing protein, with protein sequence MYPFREGSFAVRNGWYVAAFRNELGRELIARTILNQPVVLYRKEDGEAVAVGGRCPHRHFPLGKSCLTGDTIVCGYHGIAFGADGQCVDIPSQNVVPRAYRIPSYPLVEHGLWAWIWMGDADKADISLLPDLDEIGVTAPGMVARPFYVQEVLGRYQLLNDNLLDLSHLAYLHASSIGTAENASAPEVLTKRPGFLSCRRTMRNADAPAVMAAAGRYAGKIDRVTGMDFYLPGFHAGIGDMAYPQDHAEHPGETIVTSRVFHAVTPATHGSCIYFFAMASEDDAGMDFMFDYLRPVLEEDKFATEEIEKMLAVIGENPDELLIKTDRNAVEGRRMLQAMMDAERAVAAEPLPA encoded by the coding sequence ATGTATCCATTTCGGGAAGGCAGCTTCGCGGTTCGCAACGGCTGGTATGTCGCGGCCTTCCGCAACGAATTGGGGCGCGAACTGATCGCGCGCACGATTCTCAACCAGCCGGTCGTCCTCTATCGCAAGGAAGATGGCGAAGCGGTCGCGGTAGGCGGGCGATGCCCGCACCGGCATTTTCCGCTCGGCAAAAGCTGCCTGACCGGCGACACGATCGTCTGCGGCTATCATGGCATCGCCTTCGGGGCCGATGGCCAGTGCGTCGATATCCCCAGCCAGAATGTCGTGCCGCGCGCCTATCGCATACCCAGCTATCCCCTGGTTGAACATGGGCTGTGGGCGTGGATCTGGATGGGGGATGCGGACAAGGCGGATATATCGCTGCTGCCCGATCTGGACGAGATCGGCGTCACCGCGCCCGGCATGGTCGCGCGGCCTTTCTATGTGCAGGAGGTGCTGGGGCGCTATCAATTGCTCAACGACAATCTGCTGGACCTATCGCACCTGGCTTATCTCCATGCCAGCAGCATCGGCACGGCCGAAAACGCGTCGGCCCCCGAAGTGCTTACCAAGAGACCGGGTTTCCTGAGTTGCCGCCGCACGATGCGTAATGCGGATGCGCCGGCGGTGATGGCGGCCGCGGGGCGCTATGCCGGCAAGATCGACCGGGTGACGGGAATGGACTTCTACCTGCCCGGCTTCCATGCCGGCATCGGCGATATGGCCTATCCCCAGGATCATGCCGAGCATCCGGGCGAAACTATCGTAACCAGCCGGGTCTTTCACGCTGTGACGCCTGCGACGCACGGAAGTTGCATCTATTTCTTCGCCATGGCCTCCGAGGATGACGCGGGGATGGATTTCATGTTCGACTATCTGCGCCCGGTGCTGGAGGAGGACAAGTTCGCCACCGAGGAGATTGAGAAGATGCTGGCGGTGATCGGCGAAAATCCCGACGAGCTGCTGATCAAGACCGATCGCAACGCAGTGGAGGGTCGGCGGATGCTACAGGCGATGATGGACGCCGAACGCGCCGTGGCTGCCGAGCCACTACCGGCCTGA
- a CDS encoding TetR family transcriptional regulator — protein MADKKLTRDSIAAAALDLLNEQGLDQLSLRKLAARLDVKAPSLYWHVADKNALLALLAESVFVDCLARIPPGEHWHDWLRAFGRGLWRAQKDMRDAGRLILMTAQDEAVLVRMEHAVLAPLTALGLSAPQALSMQASVQAFVTGWTSFAQGPNTAYLQAHISIDTAFAQGLDALLRGFDHTIDPEN, from the coding sequence ATGGCCGACAAGAAACTGACCCGCGATAGCATCGCCGCTGCTGCTCTGGACCTTCTCAACGAACAGGGACTGGATCAACTGAGCCTGCGCAAACTGGCCGCGCGGCTCGATGTGAAGGCACCCTCTCTCTATTGGCATGTCGCGGACAAGAATGCGCTGCTGGCATTGCTGGCGGAGAGCGTGTTCGTCGATTGTCTGGCGCGCATTCCGCCGGGCGAGCATTGGCATGACTGGTTGCGTGCGTTCGGTCGGGGGCTGTGGCGGGCGCAGAAGGACATGCGCGACGCCGGACGGTTGATCCTGATGACGGCGCAGGACGAGGCGGTTCTGGTGCGGATGGAGCACGCCGTCCTCGCGCCCTTAACCGCACTGGGTTTGAGCGCGCCACAGGCTTTGTCGATGCAGGCGTCGGTTCAGGCGTTCGTCACCGGCTGGACCAGCTTTGCCCAAGGCCCGAATACGGCCTATTTACAAGCCCATATATCGATCGATACGGCCTTTGCGCAGGGGCTGGACGCCTTGCTGCGCGGGTTCGATCACACCATTGACCCTGAAAACTAA
- a CDS encoding SPOR domain-containing protein encodes MSDYARGRLDLDDEDRLPWLEPAIDDDGDEPISPLRLLGLILLGLALIGAVVAGVWWMQNRNGGGGAGEGRLIAAPTQDYKIAANEADAKKFDGEGDASFAASEGVQRDGRIDPSRVPEAPIAKTAPAPAGPAPAAPNKPAASVTARVTDETGVRPAQAPKAAAGGAMIQLGAYGSASGAKDAWTKLSKRFAYLAPLAMTVEPAQVGGGTVYRLRASAGSQASMICGKLKVAGESCLVVN; translated from the coding sequence ATGAGCGATTATGCGCGTGGGCGACTGGATCTGGACGATGAGGATCGTCTGCCCTGGCTGGAGCCGGCTATCGACGACGACGGTGACGAACCGATCTCGCCGCTGCGGCTGCTGGGCCTGATCCTGCTTGGCCTTGCGCTGATCGGCGCGGTGGTGGCGGGCGTCTGGTGGATGCAGAACCGCAATGGCGGCGGTGGCGCTGGCGAGGGGCGGTTGATCGCCGCGCCGACGCAGGATTACAAGATCGCCGCCAACGAGGCCGACGCCAAGAAGTTCGATGGCGAAGGCGATGCCAGCTTCGCCGCCAGCGAAGGTGTGCAGCGCGATGGCCGCATCGACCCGAGCCGGGTGCCCGAAGCGCCGATCGCCAAGACAGCGCCTGCGCCCGCCGGTCCTGCGCCAGCCGCTCCGAACAAGCCGGCCGCCAGCGTGACCGCGCGCGTGACCGACGAAACCGGCGTCCGCCCGGCGCAAGCGCCCAAGGCGGCTGCCGGTGGCGCGATGATCCAGCTCGGCGCCTATGGCAGCGCGTCAGGCGCCAAGGATGCCTGGACCAAGCTGTCCAAGCGCTTTGCCTATCTCGCCCCGCTCGCCATGACGGTGGAGCCGGCGCAGGTCGGCGGCGGCACCGTCTATCGCCTGCGCGCGAGCGCCGGGAGCCAGGCGAGCATGATCTGCGGCAAGCTCAAGGTCGCTGGCGAAAGCTGCCTGGTCGTCAATTAA